From the genome of Miscanthus floridulus cultivar M001 chromosome 10, ASM1932011v1, whole genome shotgun sequence, one region includes:
- the LOC136486135 gene encoding protein SCARECROW isoform X2 yields the protein MGSSSLLLFPSSSSAASTAPHSFPHSHATTTASTSSSHSLLPPLPSPHLPPHPPSSSSQDHFLLHYLHQLDRQEAAAAFAMVRKRPAAHMDLPPPRRHVTGDLSDVTAAAAAAGGSGAPSASAQLPALPTQLHQLPPAFQHHAAEVDVPAPPPPNPAAHAHQAQAGGEAAAASTTAWVDGIIRDIIGSSGGAAVSITQLIHNVREIIHPCNPGLASLLELRLRSLLAADPAPLPPPPPPSQQQHALLHGAPAAPAGLTLPPPPLQDKRRHEPPQQQQQQEEPHPASQSPKAPTAEETAAAAAAAAAAAAAAAKERKEEQRRKQRDEEGLHLLTLLLQCAEAVNADNLDDAHQTLLEIAELATPFGTSTQRVAAYFAEAMSARLVSSCLGLYAPLPPGTPAAARLHGRVAAAFQVFNGISPFVKFSHFTANQAIQEAFEREERVHIIDLDIMQGLQWPGLFHILASRPGGPPRVRLTGLGASMEALEATGKRLSDFADTLGLPFEFCAVAEKAGNVDPEKLGVTRREAVAVHWLHHSLYDVTGSDSNTLWLIQRTTRSSSSGS from the exons ATGGGCTCCTCCTCGCTCCTCCTCttcccctcgtcctcctccgccgcaTCCACCGCCCCCCACTCCTTTCCCCACTCtcatgccaccaccaccgcctccacctcctcctcccacTCCTTATTGCCGCCGCTGCCTTCCCCCCACCTCCCTCCGCATCCTCCGTCCTCTTCCTCCCAAGACCACTTCCTCCTCCACTACCTCCACCAGCTAGACCGCCAAGAAGCCGCCGCTGCCTTCGCCATGGTCCGCAAGCGCCCCGCGGCCCACATGGACctcccgccgccgcgccgccacgTCACGGGCGACCTCTCCGACGTcacggctgccgccgccgccgccggtggtagTGGTGCCCCCTCCGCCAGCGCGCAGCTGCCCGCGCTGCCCACCCAGCTCCACCAGTTGCCCCCCGCGTTCCAGCACCACGCGGCGGAGGTGGACGTGCCCGCGCCCCCGCCCCCAAACCCGGCGGCCCATGCTCATCAGGCCCAGGCGGGCGGCGAGGCGGCGGCCGCGTCCACCACCGCGTGGGTGGACGGCATCATCCGCGACATCATcgggagcagcggcggcgccgcGGTCTCCATCACGCAGCTCATCCACAACGTTCGCGAGATCATCCACCCCTGCAACCCCGGCCTCGCGTCGCTCCTCGAGCTCCGCCTCCGCTCCCTCCTCGCCGCCGACCCCGccccactgccgccgcctcctccgcctTCGCAGCAGCAGCATGCTCTCCTGCACGGTGCTCCGGCCGCCCCCGCGGGGCTGACGCTCCCTCCTCCACCGCTTCAAGACAAGCGCCGCCACGAGCCtccgcagcaacagcagcagcaggaggagccgCATCCGGCGTCGCAGTCACCCAAGGCCCCGACGGCGGAGGAGaccgcggcggccgccgccgccgccgcagccgcagctGCCGCGGCCGCGAAGGAGCGGAAGGAGGAGCAGCGGCGGAAGCAGCGCGACGAGGAGGGGCTCCACCTGCTGACGCTGCTGCTGCAGTGCGCGGAGGCCGTGAACGCGGACAACCTCGACGACGCGCACCAGACGCTGCTGGAGATCGCGGAGCTGGCCACGCCGTTCGGCACCTCCACGCAGCGTGTCGCCGCCTACTTCGCGGAGGCCATGTCGGCGCGCCTCGTCAGCTCCTGCCTGGGCCTGTacgcgccgctgccgccggggACCCCCGCCGCTGCGCGCCTCCACGGCCGCGTCGCCGCCGCGTTCCAGGTGTTCAACGGCATCAGCCCCTTCGTCAAGTTCTCGCACTTCACCGCCAACCAGGCCATCCAGGAGGCGTTCGAGCGGGAGGAGCGCGTGCACATCATCGACCTCGACATCATGCAGGGGCTGCAGTGGCCGGGACTCTTCCACATCCTCGCCTCCCGCCCCGGCGGCCCGCCCAGGGTGAGGCTCACCGGCCTCGGCGCGTCCATGGAGGCGCTCGAGGCCACGGGGAAGCGCCTCTCCGACTTCGCCGACACGCTCGGCCTGCCCTTCGAGTTCTGCGCCGTCGCCGAGAAGGCCGGCAATGTTGACCCGGAGAAGCTGGGCGTCACGCGGCGGGAGGCCGTCGCCGTCCACTGGCTGCACCACTCGCTCTACGACGTCACCGGCTCCGACTCCAATACGCTCTGGCTCATCCAAAG AACTACTAGATCATCATCATCAGGAAGCTAA
- the LOC136486135 gene encoding protein SCARECROW isoform X1: MGSSSLLLFPSSSSAASTAPHSFPHSHATTTASTSSSHSLLPPLPSPHLPPHPPSSSSQDHFLLHYLHQLDRQEAAAAFAMVRKRPAAHMDLPPPRRHVTGDLSDVTAAAAAAGGSGAPSASAQLPALPTQLHQLPPAFQHHAAEVDVPAPPPPNPAAHAHQAQAGGEAAAASTTAWVDGIIRDIIGSSGGAAVSITQLIHNVREIIHPCNPGLASLLELRLRSLLAADPAPLPPPPPPSQQQHALLHGAPAAPAGLTLPPPPLQDKRRHEPPQQQQQQEEPHPASQSPKAPTAEETAAAAAAAAAAAAAAAKERKEEQRRKQRDEEGLHLLTLLLQCAEAVNADNLDDAHQTLLEIAELATPFGTSTQRVAAYFAEAMSARLVSSCLGLYAPLPPGTPAAARLHGRVAAAFQVFNGISPFVKFSHFTANQAIQEAFEREERVHIIDLDIMQGLQWPGLFHILASRPGGPPRVRLTGLGASMEALEATGKRLSDFADTLGLPFEFCAVAEKAGNVDPEKLGVTRREAVAVHWLHHSLYDVTGSDSNTLWLIQRLAPKVVTMVEQDLSHSGSFLARFVEAIHYYSALFDSLDASYGEDSPERHVVEQQLLSREIRNVLAVGGPARTGDVKFGSWRQKLAQSGFRAASLAGSAAAQASLLLGMFPSDGYTLVEENGALKLGWKDLCLLTASAWRPIQMPPCR; this comes from the exons ATGGGCTCCTCCTCGCTCCTCCTCttcccctcgtcctcctccgccgcaTCCACCGCCCCCCACTCCTTTCCCCACTCtcatgccaccaccaccgcctccacctcctcctcccacTCCTTATTGCCGCCGCTGCCTTCCCCCCACCTCCCTCCGCATCCTCCGTCCTCTTCCTCCCAAGACCACTTCCTCCTCCACTACCTCCACCAGCTAGACCGCCAAGAAGCCGCCGCTGCCTTCGCCATGGTCCGCAAGCGCCCCGCGGCCCACATGGACctcccgccgccgcgccgccacgTCACGGGCGACCTCTCCGACGTcacggctgccgccgccgccgccggtggtagTGGTGCCCCCTCCGCCAGCGCGCAGCTGCCCGCGCTGCCCACCCAGCTCCACCAGTTGCCCCCCGCGTTCCAGCACCACGCGGCGGAGGTGGACGTGCCCGCGCCCCCGCCCCCAAACCCGGCGGCCCATGCTCATCAGGCCCAGGCGGGCGGCGAGGCGGCGGCCGCGTCCACCACCGCGTGGGTGGACGGCATCATCCGCGACATCATcgggagcagcggcggcgccgcGGTCTCCATCACGCAGCTCATCCACAACGTTCGCGAGATCATCCACCCCTGCAACCCCGGCCTCGCGTCGCTCCTCGAGCTCCGCCTCCGCTCCCTCCTCGCCGCCGACCCCGccccactgccgccgcctcctccgcctTCGCAGCAGCAGCATGCTCTCCTGCACGGTGCTCCGGCCGCCCCCGCGGGGCTGACGCTCCCTCCTCCACCGCTTCAAGACAAGCGCCGCCACGAGCCtccgcagcaacagcagcagcaggaggagccgCATCCGGCGTCGCAGTCACCCAAGGCCCCGACGGCGGAGGAGaccgcggcggccgccgccgccgccgcagccgcagctGCCGCGGCCGCGAAGGAGCGGAAGGAGGAGCAGCGGCGGAAGCAGCGCGACGAGGAGGGGCTCCACCTGCTGACGCTGCTGCTGCAGTGCGCGGAGGCCGTGAACGCGGACAACCTCGACGACGCGCACCAGACGCTGCTGGAGATCGCGGAGCTGGCCACGCCGTTCGGCACCTCCACGCAGCGTGTCGCCGCCTACTTCGCGGAGGCCATGTCGGCGCGCCTCGTCAGCTCCTGCCTGGGCCTGTacgcgccgctgccgccggggACCCCCGCCGCTGCGCGCCTCCACGGCCGCGTCGCCGCCGCGTTCCAGGTGTTCAACGGCATCAGCCCCTTCGTCAAGTTCTCGCACTTCACCGCCAACCAGGCCATCCAGGAGGCGTTCGAGCGGGAGGAGCGCGTGCACATCATCGACCTCGACATCATGCAGGGGCTGCAGTGGCCGGGACTCTTCCACATCCTCGCCTCCCGCCCCGGCGGCCCGCCCAGGGTGAGGCTCACCGGCCTCGGCGCGTCCATGGAGGCGCTCGAGGCCACGGGGAAGCGCCTCTCCGACTTCGCCGACACGCTCGGCCTGCCCTTCGAGTTCTGCGCCGTCGCCGAGAAGGCCGGCAATGTTGACCCGGAGAAGCTGGGCGTCACGCGGCGGGAGGCCGTCGCCGTCCACTGGCTGCACCACTCGCTCTACGACGTCACCGGCTCCGACTCCAATACGCTCTGGCTCATCCAAAG GCTGGCCCCCAAGGTGGTGACAATGGTGGAGCAGGACCTGAGCCACTCGGGCTCCTTCCTGGCGCGCTTCGTGGAGGCCATCCACTACTACTCGGCGCTGTTCGACTCGCTGGACGCGAGCTACGGCGAGGACAGCCCCGAGCGGCACGTCGTGGAGCAGCAGCTGCTGTCGCGGGAGATCCGCAACGTGCTGGCCGTCGGCGGGCCTGCGCGCACCGGCGACGTCAAGTTCGGCAGCTGGCGCCAGAAGCTCGCGCAGTCCGGGTTCCGCGCCGCCTCGCTCGCCGGCAGCGCCGCGGCGCAGGCGTCGCTGCTGCTCGGCATGTTCCCGTCCGACGGGTACACGCTGGTGGAGGAGAACGGCGCGCTCAAGCTCGGGTGGAAGGACCTCTGCCTGCTCACCGCCTCGGCATGGCGCCCCATCCAGATGCCGCCGTGCCGTTGA